Within the Rosa rugosa chromosome 2, drRosRugo1.1, whole genome shotgun sequence genome, the region GGTTGTTGTTGGGATTAGTGCTTCACCATTTTTGGCAAGAACCCAGAATCTATGGAGAAGCTTTCTGATTCATATACCAGTAATCCTGCTTCAATTTCCAACAGCCCTCAAACTTTGTGATAACAATTTACAATAGCAGAAAATAATTGGAATCCCTCAAAGATCACAGCAACACATAATCTGGGATCTTCACCGCCCTATGCCTGTACCACCGACCTTCACCCTCATAGCTAGAACCAGCTTTCACCATTTTGGTTTCATGGAGAAAACAAAAGTTGAAAGCTTTAGGATTATCCCACCAAGATTAAGAATACCACTTCAAAACCCCCGATTCTTAGCACGAATCTTCCCCGCCTATCTCCACTATAAAAAGCGGGTTCATCACCGTTGGAAGCAGACCACAACGACCCAAaacatcaagcaagagatcaagcttTATCTCTGAATCCATAGACATCAATTCCCCAGTCAATCTTAACCCAAAACCCATAAATCATGCCATTGctggaactctctctctctctactaaACTCCCAAgcatctagctcccacaccatatCAACCTATAAGTCCTGTTCTCGAGAAATCAAGCTCTAATTGCTGCTGTTATCATCTAGCTGGTTACAACGAAGTTGTTCTCAGGTCTAACCTTTGATCGATTTTGGGCCTAGTCTCGCTTAATCAAGAGGGTTTTGATGCCGAAAGTCCAAAACACAAAAATCACCCTTACACCCTCCTAATTGTAGCACCCTGGAGACCACTGGGATTTCACAAGATAATGTCCCTGTGTTGGTAAGTTCACTGATTCATAGAGATGCTCACAATTGGGTTTTGGATAGAATTCTTCATCTCATCCAACCTAGTGAAGTTAATAAGATTTTGTCTATTTCCATTGGTGATGGGGAGGGCTGAGATCGGTTAATTTGGCATTGGAACAAGGATGGAAACTATACAGTAAGTTCAGGTTATCACTGGATTCATCAAACTCATATAGTTTCTCACAACCAATCTAGTGGCTCTTCACATTTGATGAATAAGAAAGCCTAGAAAGTTTTGTGGAAGTTACATACCCTTCTAAAGATAAAGCTTTTCTTATGGAGAGTATTGAATGAAGAAGCACTTACTGTGCATAATATAAATCCTCTATGTCCTATTTGTGGGGATGCTGAGAACTTGGATCTTTCTTTGTCCTTGGGTTGAAGTGGTATGGTTCGGCTCTCCTTTAGCTCTAGGCCTCAAAGTCGACAAGCAACACATATTACTACCTTTGATTAATTGCTACAAAATATAGCTACAACATCGTCCAATAAAAGTGATAAAAAGAGAGTTCTTACCATTATCAGCTTCTTATTTTGGACCTATTTGGAAGGATAGGTATCATTACCATTATCAGCTACAACACCATTACCATtatcctctctctctaaaacctaGAGAGAGAAACCCGATCTGAAATTCAAGTCCCCTCCTCCCCCATTCTCTCACCCAGTTCTTGATCCATTCGGATCTAGATCGTGGGCTGAAGAGCTGGGGGAGGTCTCCTGCTCGGGCTTTGACTCTGTCTACTTTCATCTCTAATGTTCATCTCCTTTCTCTAGCTTTACCAGCTTCTTCTCACCTTTGTGGTGATTTTGTACCCTCTGTGCTGTTTATCCTGGCAATGTCCATCACATGAGGACTTTGTTCCTcgatttctcttttcttttcttctcactGTCAATCAATCCTACACGTTTCCAGGtcaaaaatcaatcaatcccacaACAAATCTCCGCTCTCTACCCATAACCTCCAAGGGGCTTCTTATGGCTGCAATTACAAAGTGCAAGTCACTTACCTAGGCGAGTATGAGTGCTCATGCATGTGTTTTTCACCCCTCATTCTCCATTGTTACTGTTATTGTTCTGGTTCTATGCTCTGGATCTCAAATCCTGTTCGGCAGCCATGTTTTCTTCTTGGTCTCGATGGTGGAGAAATGGAGTTTGTTGTGAGGGATTTCATCCCTTTGGTTGCTGGTTCTCTTTTGATTTGTATATTAGGATTTGAATGACAATGGTTTTTCAGTACGAAACTTTTGGTTGTTCTATTTCCAGCGATACCTCGGTGATAGTGCGCGACTGGCAGCGAGAGTTGGACGGCAATAGCTAGGGTTTCAGTGGTCCAACAGCGAGAGTTGGACGGAAATAGCTACCATCCGAAACTAAGATTCGCTTAGAGTAATAAGATTTATAATTGTAGAAGGGTTGAATGAGAATTTAGAGATGAAACTCGCCGTCATCTCCTTAATACTAGACATTGGAGAAGGTGCTTCTCGTGAAAACCCTAGAGTGTCCCAGCAAACATCTTAAGAACCTTGTTTCGAGTTTATAAGAATAGCTAAATCTGAACTAACTCTACCTTTTTTAAATCTCAAGGAGATAGAGTGAATCAAACGTCAAATTTTATTGGAGAAAagcttaattaaaaaaaaaagatgtatcGTGGGCTTCTTGCTTACGACTGAAATCATAGTGGGCATCGACCAAAATTACAATTGTAGTGGGCTTGAATCGAACCAAGTCTGCAGACTACGAGGGCATTTTCGTAAATCCATTCGTGTTAATTCATTAAAGCCGAAGCTCGCCAACGCCTTCGCCACTTCAAAAGCAAAAACCCTAGTGTGTGCCTCTGCTCTCCAAACTCTCCCAACCCCGCCGCCCCCCATCTTTTGCTCTCAGTAGTCTCAGGTAAAAATCTACTCTCCACCCATCTCCACAAAATGCACGAATCGATTAATAACAGCTGACCCATCACGATTTCTGACTCTGAATTTGATTCTCTTGTGCTTTCAGATCTAAAAGAAGCGGAAAAATGGTGAGAGTCAGCGTTTTGAACGATGCTCTGAAGAGCATGTACAACGCCGAGAAGAGGGGCAAGAGACAGGTCATGATCAGGCCTTCGTCCAAGGTCATCATCAAGTTCCTTATCGTTATGCAGAAGCACGGTTCGTAATTTCTTCactcctttttttattttgaaaaagaaaGCTTGAATCTTTATATCATGTGTACTTTTTGGAGTTATGTGTTATGCTGATCGAACTATAAGATTATTGGGTCTGGAATTGCTTAGTTATCTGATTACTGGGTCTGAAATTGTTTGGTTAGATGATTTATTGGGTCTGAGATTAGCTAGTTATCTGATTATGGGTTCTGTAGCTGGCTATTATGTGATTAATGGGTCTGGAATTGTTTGGTTGTATGATAATTGGGTTTGAAATTTTGCAGGTTATATTGGAGAGTTTGAGTATGTTGATGACCATAGATCTGGAAAGATTGTGGTTGAACTCAATGGGAGGCTGAACAAGTGTGGGGTTATCAGTCCTCGCTTTGATGTTGGTGTCAAGGAGATTGAAGGCTGGACTGCTAGACTTCTTCCGTCAAGACAGGTTTGCCCTTGTTAACTCATCAGTGTATTAGATGTTAGGTTGTCATATTGTTGTATATGTTAAATATGGCTTGCCCAGTTGATACAATTTCATTTGCCTTGGTTGTTGCAATATACCGTTTTGAGTTTTTGCTTATAAATGGAGTATACATTTGCAGTTTGGATACATTGTGTTGACAACATCTGCTGGAATCATGGATCACGAGGAAGCTAGGAGAAAGAATGTTGGTGGCAAGGTTCTCGGTTTCTTTTATTGAGCAGAGTATTAAACAGATCTTCGTCTTTTTCAAATTTTGGTTTAGTTTGCTGGGATGATTTCATAGACTTAATTCCCAAGGCTGGTATTGAGAGTTTATTGTACCTGGATATGACTTCTTTGTTTTGCTTGGATTGACCTTCATGTTATTGCACCTTCGATATTAATGTTATTTTGTATTCATCATCAGTAGTCTCTGTTTTGGGTCgatataaattaaatgaaaaaACTTCCTTTTGGAATTCTGTTTACAATACACTAATGCAACAAGAGTTGTATTGAATCTTGATTCAAGTTgtggctaattttttttttacctatacCATGAACCTCATTTACCGACAGGAAATTGAGATATGCTTAGATGATGTTGGGATAAAATGAAACTGCCCAGCTGCAGTTGTCCCTGTTGTTGAGTAGTATCATTTTATCCCAAACATCATCTAAGCATATCCTGATTTTGTGTCCTTGGATGACGTTCATGTTTTAGGTTGGTTTGCAAGATTCTGTAGAACCCTTTTTCTGTTGGTGTATTGGAATAGATTGTGTTCCTTGAGGAActtttctttcatttgattttgTATCGAGCAGAGACTTGCATAGTGGTGAACTTATTGTTCTGATTTCTGAAAATGTTTGCTTGGTAATTGAGAATCTCCTGAAACTCCAGGAGTTAATTAATCAGTTCTTTTACACCACATCTTTATATATGTGAAGAAGATACAACTATTGGGTTCTGTTGCTTATGGATCAATGTTCTGCTTCCCTGGGTTAACATTCCGTGCCTGTTATGCGATGCATAATGAGTTAATGACAGTAACTTTAGGCGCAAATATATCCAAATATATGATATAGGTCTATTGTTAGAAGTTGGGGCTGCTAACGGGCAAGGCATAATCCTCGGGACCCTGGTTCTGGGCACTGTTACCCCGGGTTATTAACATTGCCATGTGTATTGATTGGGACAGTGAAAATTACGAATTGCTTACGGACAATAATGTCAATATGCTGAATGCTTTCCACTGGTTGGATACACGCACTGACGGTTTCACTTTGGTTCATGAGCCGTGTTCTGTGTAGCCCCATCATGAATCTGAATGCCGATGACTGCTGATTGAAATCAACTAGTGGAGCAGAAGGAAACATATGAGCTTGCGACTTCAGCTGGCATCAAGAGGGTTGATGACTTCGTAAGATGGGCTACATAACCTGTAAGATGAACAAGACAACGATGTTGATGATACTACGAAGGAGGTGCTAGTCCTGGTATCCATTACGCTGCACAGAAGGGGCTGCCTTGGTTTTCTTATTTTATCAAGGACATTCGTTGGCTTTAGATCCTTAAATTATGATGGATTGAGAATCTAATGCCAAAGCAATATTCAGACTCTACCTACAAGCCTCATCTCCCACATTGAGACCGATTGCTCATTGGCTCTCACTTTCTTGTATGCAAGCATAATAGTCTAGGCTTGATCCATTTGCTGTGAAATCGAATAGCACACTTTTGAAGTCATATCCTGATGATCATCAAGGGCTTGGGCAGGCAATTATGATCTTCCTGAGAAGATTGATTACAGTTATGATGCGACGGTACTGCATATTATCTGGTAAACAAATTTCTTGAACAAGTTTCATGAGGAGTAAGTTGTATCTAGTTTTCTACTTCTATACGACCCATCTGTTAGCATTTTCAATTATAGACTGCAGTGAGGTACTGATGATCCTCCAGAGGCCGTTGAACTGGACGTGGTAGTGCAGACATAATTATTGGTATGCACAAGAACCACTGCTCTGCTGCGATCAGCACTACAGAGCTAGTTCTGCTTCTGTGCCATTAGTAAACCCTCTCCAATTTGCTTTTCAGCTTTTTGCCAACGAGTTGTTTGGTTGAAAACGAAGAACCACTGCTCTGCTGCGATCAGCACTACAGAGCTAGTTCTGCTTCTGTGCCATTAGTAAACCCTCTCCAATTTGCTTTTCAGCTTTTTGCCAACGAGTTGTTTGGTTGAAAACGAAGATTCATTTGCTCAATCTTCATTCCAAAGCAAGTCAAGTCGCATTCCCACTTAATACCTCTAAGTTGATGAATCATGAATAGGCATTTTGGATCACGAAAActttgtgaacaccgaaagaGAGATGAAAATTTGAACTCCGCTGCAATATTGATCACTCGCTTTGGAAGACTAATGAAGGACAAGTTAAGTTTGCATCCCCTTTTATCTGTATGTTAGGGTATAGCACAGCACCATTGCATTAGTCGGTGATAATAACCATTATTAATCATTGTTATTAATCATTGCTAAGAATCCCCCGTTGTCTAAATTCTCTCAAGGTGGGTGCTACGTATTAGAGCGTACGTGAGGTAATTGTTCGAAAATTGATCTGCAATCTTTTCAAAATGTATGCTAATAGGCTTATTGGTCTCCCCCAAAATTACATGTCAACTTCAACTTGATCACTCTTATTTACCCATCCCATAACACCTTTTAAATAGTATAAGATTGCTTAGTGATCCAATTGTATCAAACAAATGTAAATACATGGTTAATCATTTATTCAATACAGTTGGATCGATACCAATTGATCTCATACTTGTTTGTTTGTGCAGGATGAAAGAAATAAAATACCAAATTCGATTTGGATTACTGAGCCAAATTGATTTGGATCCGAGGACGTATAACTCCGATGGtttcaaattttcagaataatTAATTATTGGCAACTTATTCCAACTCCGATCCTAAACACAAAACCAACTCCACCATGGATCTGTGGATGAATCTGCTAGTTACTTCGTTTTCATACTTTAAAGTCCCCATTCTTTCTGTGAAGTTGGCCCATTCCATCATTACATCACAATCGATCTGTAACCACCAGTTAGAACGCTTCTGCATGAACTCAAACCATTAATTTGTCTTTGCGTGTCCACACATACATGATACATATATACTGCAGGGAATCATTTCCTATTATAAACAGAAGCATTGTACAAATTATATTTAAAGCCCCAAGTGATCAATCACAATGCTTTAGGCTGTTCATCAAGCTCATTAGTACTTTGAACAGATTATCAATTGCAGAAAAGCAACAACTATAATTAAAAAGCTCTAGTAGTAGCTATGTTTAAcaatgtttctttcttttcatccaAGCCACAGCAAACATGGGAAAGAAACCAAACCATATATATATCTAGTTAACTCCTTATAAGTACCTTAATGATCAAACTGAACATCATCAGGCATCATCCTAGATATTGCTCTGCCAAAGAGTCCTTAGTTGCCCCAAAAAAGTAATGATCGACATCAAACTTTTAATGGCGGTGGTTTATACCCTCCTCGATCCTCCTCATCTTTGTTGTCCTCGTCTTCATCACCCTCACTGATCTGGCCGCTGCATGCCCTTGTAGTTGCTATGGAAGCTTTGATGGAGGCCATGGATGAGTTCCACAATTAGCTAGAGAGAAGGAGTGGTAGTGAAAGAGGAGGCTTGTGAGCTTTAAAGGGGTTATAGGAATATTGTTTGGGTTCGGTGGAAAGAGTATCTTCCAAGCATATACTTGAAGCATTAACATGCTGGCCCATGCTTTTTTCAACTTTAGGTATTTTTATGGGAACATGGATGTAACTAAAGTTGGGGTTGCTACTAGCTTCTTGTTAATTGTCTTTTGCATTTGCCTTGTCATTCTGCTTTGGACTGTATTGTCCTCCTTCCTGAGATACGTGGGCAACTGCAACTGCAACTGCATATACAAGAAGCTTTGGAGCAAACCGATCGAGCAATCCAAATCTTCTCTCAGAATCAAATACAATTtattaacaaagaaaagagaaaagaagggGGATTATATTAGTTTAAAGGTAGTTGAGGTGGAGTGAGTGTTGATAAATTTAGATTCTAAACTTGCAATCTCAGTGTGCAAATGGATTCTGCTCATTATCGAGAATGCAGAAAAGGACTGCATGTAATATTGTAATTAGTTGTAGGGGGTGAAGAGGTCTAATTCTATGGCATTAAGCAAGAATTTGAAAATCAAATATCAATTTGAGCTAGCACTTTTGAAAGACGACTTCGATCATCACACTCAAACACTACTTTCCCAAGATCCCCTAGTTAGAAAAACTTTTATTTTGCTATTGGCCACGAACCTATTGTTGGTGCGAAAAAATTCGGGAGAGGGATTACCCAACATAAATCTCTCTCCTTCAATCTCCGAGAAGCCCTTGACGCATCCATCTTGTAATCGATTATGGGAGAAGGGAcctgcaaaacagaaaaacactCCGACGCCCAAGTAAATATCAATTCGAGAAGATTACAAAAGAAATTGGATTGATACCTCTTACCATTCCTCCCCTGGTTCCTCCATAAGCTTGAGAATTTATAGTCATTCATTCCTTGGTCCTCAATTTATGGTTCTTGGCCCTTACTCTATGTTATAGTGGGAGAAGAGGTGTTTGCACGTTCTCCACTAGGTGATCAGTTTTTACTGTCTTTCCCTTTAGCAAGTTGTTAGTCACTTTTGGGCTTTGATCAGTGGGTTTGGTTTAATGGGTGGGAGCCCAAAGCCAAAATTTTACACCCCCACACCTATCAAACAAGTGTATGAGCGTGCTTAGCCTTTCATTGTAGTGAATGTTTCACGCTATCACATTAACACAAACTGTTCGCAATTTCAAGTCATTCTAGTCCCGTAGGGGCATATAATTGGGGACCTCAGCCACATTCGCACACTTACAAATCATAAGcagtacttttttctttttaaacatGATGAAATAGTGTTACCAATCTATTATCTAACTTTTCCGGTTGCTTTCTATAGACTTTCTCATTGTTTGTCTCCTCCACATCTTTATACAAGTTTTGATAATAAGTAAGAACGGTTCATCTTCAAAATGCTAAGGACACTAATTTGAACCAATCACGGATTTGATCAATTTTGATCATTAGGATTGTCTTATTTATATTACAGGCAGGCAGATAGTAGGTATGGCTTATCATTGTGATGCTTGACAAGCATGTGAAGCACATATATGTCTTGTATTAATTGGTAGAAAAAGATCAGGACCAATGATGAAGTCAATTAGAGGTGTACCTATTTTCTTAATACAAAATGCACATATATCATGGCTTGTCCAAGTAAAGTGGCACCATTTCCGCTCCGTGTCTCCCAATCATATTTCAATTAAGAAAGCATCTTCATTAGATTTCCATATAAATTACCACTATCTCACTCCCCTAGTCCCCTGATCTTATTTGCCCAAATTAAATCTTCAATACGAAGACCTTTGCAGATTGAAAAGAGTTCTGCTGATTAAAGAAGTGTACGTTATACAGTATTGGCAGCTTACCAGTTAAATTTCATTTGCTAGCTAAGTATTATTCTACAATTTCTACTTTGTtatcttgaaattttttttgggtAGCTAAGGATCTGTATCATTTGTTTGGATTTATCGTGTTAGAATTTGCTTAACATCCATGTGGGGAAGAAAAGTATAGCAGATACTAACGGAAACATTGAATTTAGTTAAGGGCAGAAGAGCTTAAGGAATGAATTAACTGATCGACAGGTTATAATCACGCGTTCAATGAATTACCTTGAAGAAAATTAAGACGAAGACAATAAGCAAAGCAAAGCTTGCCATGTACTTCTTCACCTTGTCCTTCAGATGGTAcatcgaaaaaaagaaaaaataaaaaagaagaaagaatgtACCACTTCCTGCTATCAAGTGTATCTAGGACTGCAAATTTTTGAAaatgatatatgaatatatCACAGAAGCAACTGCTTCTCTTTAGGAAATATTAAACTGTATGAACTGGTGCTGGTAGACAATTAGAGATAGAGAAATGAATCTTGAAGATTCTCAACAGTCAAGGCCCACAGCATGGAATACCTAGGAGAGATTTATGGGCAGGCTGAGACAAGCTTAGATTCTCATTgtagtatttttatttttatgaagtTAATTAGATGCTAATTGTTTCCCCACAAAATAGTGCATTATAGTGTTTTTGATTCTCATCTACGTACCTGTCTCCtgaaatatatataattctatATATACAACTTGTGGACTACACTCCACAGACTCGTCTACTACAAAAATTATGGAAAGTAAATTTTTTGTAAAAAGAAGCAAGGTGTAAACTTTTGCCAGAGCGATCTCAAAGTAAATCAAATTGACAGTAGGAGAAGAAGCTCAAAATCCGATCAACCGTTAAACAAAACTTTACTTTCTGATATTCTAATCACGCCCTTCATATCTGTTTAAGCACCTCCCTAATGACATGCCCTTCCTTTTTTCGCTGGTTGTGTTGTAACAAGATGAGCAACTAAGCCACCCGAACTCCCGAAGCATAGTCATCATCCCATTCCTACCTTTCTATAGAATCTTTCTGGGAGAAGTAGTATTGTAGTGTAACCAGATATAAACATCTGGAAAATGTATATTGGTGAAATAAAGTATGATGTAGTCATTTGATATGACACGTAAGTTTAAATATCCGACCCAAAATAATTTAGACACATTCGGAATGTAGGTTACTAGATCATCTGACTAATCTTCTTTCCTTTTGTTGGTAGTGTTGTTGTAATTAGCATCCAATAATTGTGTTTTCTATAATTTAATTTTGTCAATTTGACATTTGTTTTATGTGCCCCAAGAACTCATCTGTATCTGTTCAGAGGCTTACCAATTAAGCAAAGAGAGCATGACCTTTTTAAAACCGCAAGCAAAAATGATTCAATGAACTGGTCTGGTCTTTGAACTGATTGGAATTATTTCCCACGACAAAGTCACCATTGGGGCTTGGTCTCAAAGCTCATGACTAGGAATCTAGAAGAACCATGCTGGTTTTGTCCTCAAATCTAATAACCTAGTAAGGGACAAAAGTCACATTGTGGAGCCACTCACATACCCTATCATTGATTATTTGATTAACTCAGAGACATGATTGGTCATGGGAATAATACACTGAACTACTGAAGAAATGTGTTGTGTTTACGCGGTTTCTGTATGATGGAACCCGCTtcattttttcctttcttccaTAGGCACACAAATGGAAGATGTAACATGAATGCCATATGCATTTAATTTTATATTATTGACAGGTAAATGTGTTATTTTTCTTCATAGCAGCAGCAGATGGCATCTCCTATTTGAagtgataaaataaaaaattcagaCAGAAAAAACAAACGATTCTTACCAatagaaagagaaaaataaaattaaagaaaagcaTGTTAGAGGTGAAAATTCAAGTTTTACAAATAATATTTGTGTTGTATAAGATGAACCATATAAATTGATCTAGTTTTAGTAATCGTGTCGTGTTCGAGTTAACCAATTAACTCATGAAAGTTGTAAAATGAATGTTATATACCGGTTTACAATCTTCTAGGTGTTCAAGCAGCTCATATACTTGTATGGtaacaaatttaaaaaaaattattttttgggAGAGATTTTGGTTGATGTGCCCCTCTTCTTTTGTTTGTAAAATTTTTTCGTTTCTTTTAGTAAATTTTGGTTGATGGTCCTCTCCTTTTCAAGGAAAAGTAAGAGCCTCGTGCATGCTCGAACTCGCTAACGAAAGATCGTAGAGATTGCCTAACCCTCAATTTtagttttaaaaataaaaaaaatataatcttTAAGAAAATATTTCTTAAATCATTTCAATGAATATTTCGTAAGTCGGTTCAATGAATATTTCTTTAAGAAAATATTCAATAAATCATTTCAATCCAATTACACACGCTTGATATTAGTCAAACCTGTTTATTATTCTTGTTTTAGCGGTTCATATCATATTTATTTTCGTGTCAAGCAGTCATCAACCGAAAACGACTATCCGATCAAAAGCTCCAAAGTTCTAATACTATTCACTTTCAAACTTTCTAATTCGTATCGTGCTCGCTTCGTGATATATATCTTTAAAAATTCTCCCCACTCAAGAAAATTCCATGCAGTTTGGAATTCCTAGGGCACATCATCGTCATCCACTAAGCCGACGCCACATAGCATCCCAAATCCTGTTTCAAGCTGTCAAAACCTCATAGGCCACCACTTCCCCAATTTATaaaacaagagagagagagagagagagaggcacagAGTGTGTATGAGGGTGAAAAAGGTAAGAGAGACAGTGCGCATTATTAGCGAAAGCCCAAGTCCCCAACCCACCATAGTCGGAGAAGGGAGCTTTGCTAGGTCTGTGTGTGAGAACCGCTCATTCAAGGTAAACAGAAGCAATTTTTGGCCACCCAAATTTCTCTCTTTCCTTTGATCTGGTATTTCCCGCTGTTTGATTTTTCCTGCAATCTCATTCTTCTATATTCCGGTTTTGATATGGCTTCTTTCGCCTTTGATTTGGTTATGTGCAGACAGAAAGGTTCGATTTTGAGTTTACAGACGTGTTAGTCTCCATTGATTAggtgaaacccagaaatggctgcTCCACCAGCAAGGGCTAGAGCCGATTACGATTACCTCATAAAGCTTCTTTTGATCGGCGACAGCGGTGCGTGATTCTGCtcgcttttgttttctttctgaaTTTTTGTTTCAGATCAGTGGAATGCTTGGAGAGTTGGATCATTTTGGGATTGAAAATACGAGTTTGGTGATTTAGGGTTCGTAAATTTGTgggggaaaaaaagaagaagagatttttGGGTGTTGTTGAGGTTGGATCTGGCTTGATTGATTGCTTTTGAGCCTGATTTGTTGAAATGGCTGTTTGAGATTTTGAATCAGATATTGTTGCTTGAAGAAAATTGGGCATTTTGCTTGGTTTAGTTGTGTATAGGGCTGCTTTCATGTCCTGTCTATTGGGTCCATAGGCATTTTCAAAAATGAGCAATTTGGATGGTTGGTTTATTTGTCTAAGGTTGCTAAACATAATGCTGTCTTGATAAAAGCTGTTTTCTGACAATGCATTTTTAGATTATCAAGTACTCAAACCGAGTGTTATGTGCTGATAAATTGAATGCTCAAGTTGAGTGTTATGTGCCGATAAATTGAATACTCAAGTTCTCCTGCAGTTTTCTTGTGTTAGTGGTTATCAGAACTTAGTACACTTTGTAGATAAACAAtgcaaaattataattttctgtCTTGATAATTGCTATTTTTTGCAGGTGTTGGTAAGAGTTGCCTTCTTTTGCGTTTCTCGGATGGTTCCTTCACCACTAGTTTCATAACAACCATTGGGTGTGTGTATTTCTGATATTTTGAGTTGATTgcatcccttt harbors:
- the LOC133732244 gene encoding small ribosomal subunit protein uS8z/uS8w; translated protein: MVRVSVLNDALKSMYNAEKRGKRQVMIRPSSKVIIKFLIVMQKHGYIGEFEYVDDHRSGKIVVELNGRLNKCGVISPRFDVGVKEIEGWTARLLPSRQFGYIVLTTSAGIMDHEEARRKNVGGKVLGFFY